In Deltaproteobacteria bacterium, the genomic stretch CGTTCCCAACCGCCCCATCGGTGTCCATCCGCGCACGTGCCAGTTCCGGATGAGATCCTGGGCCTGGGATGGCAGCGTGTTCAGGACGCTGTTCTCCGTCCACCCTGGGCTGATCGCGTTCACCGTGATCCCGCGCTTCGCGAGTGCCACCGCGAAGTAACGCACCAGCGACTCGAGCGCCGCCTTGGCCGAACCCATGCCCACCCAGGGTTGCAGGCCGCCTGTGCGGCTCCCTTCGGCGTAGGTAAGGGCGAGGATCCTGCCTCCAGTACCCATGAGTGGAATCGCCTCGCGCACCCCGACGAGGAACGCCTTCGCCTGAGAATCGAACGCCGCGTCCCATTGCTCGAGGGTGATCTGCGTGGGACCCTGGAAGAAGGCAGGTATCTCAGGCCGTGCGTTGCTCACGAAGACATCGAGCTTCCTGAATTGCCCGTGGACCTTGCGGAACATCTGCTTGATCTCTTCGGGGCGCGTTACATCGGCCTGCACGATGAATCCGTCAGAATCGCGTCTGCGGACTTCGGCAAGCGTGTCGTTGGCGGCACGCTCGTTCTTGTAATAGTGG encodes the following:
- a CDS encoding SDR family oxidoreductase, which codes for MPDATYALITGSSRGIGRGIALKLAEQRVKIAIHYYKNERAANDTLAEVRRRDSDGFIVQADVTRPEEIKQMFRKVHGQFRKLDVFVSNARPEIPAFFQGPTQITLEQWDAAFDSQAKAFLVGVREAIPLMGTGGRILALTYAEGSRTGGLQPWVGMGSAKAALESLVRYFAVALAKRGITVNAISPGWTENSVLNTLPSQAQDLIRNWHVRGWTPMGRLGTPEDVGNVAALMCSEQAAWITGQIIYADGGASLMNPGVPPEIQLG